A window of Amycolatopsis australiensis contains these coding sequences:
- a CDS encoding FG-GAP repeat domain-containing protein, with translation MTTTLGWLRKQLAGIVALALILGLFLVARLPSVSAAEQDSMAGRFHFTPMTIALPAATKSQSIRTVNKEYEHIAAWISSVGAAIALNDISGSGKANDLCLVDPRSDQVVITPAPDSGPRYAPFALDPAPALPTWDYMAPMGCVPGDFNEDGRTDVLVYYWGRTPVLFLQKATATKFDAAAFQPTELVPGDNRGPDGKYDGPLWNTDSATIGDFDGDGHVDVFIGNYFPDSKVLDPTADGGITLNQSMSHATNSGGKYVFRWTGATSGAHPTARYADDSQGIPESARLGWTLASSATDIDGDGRPELYIANDFGHDHLLYNKSTPGHVSFGEVTGVRGITDPKSKVLGHDSFKGMGVDFGDLNHDGLYDLFVSNITTSWGIEESNFQFMNQAKDTADLTRQLKDGVAPFHDESATDGTAWSGWGWDVKIQDFDNSGENQIAQATGFVKGQVNRWPNLQELATAHDGLLSNPFWWPNARAGDDIAGDQTLHFFVKSPDGRYTDLAPKLGLAVPVPTRGIAVGDTDGDGLPEFAVARQWEAPIFYHNDSPNPGKFLQLKLTTDTPVAPGPLPAAGPPAIGAEVTVTTADGKKYLGRVDGSSGEAGRRSFDVQIGLGHDVAGPLDVHLQWRDRTGQLRQQDLKLAPGQYSYQLGTQAKEAK, from the coding sequence ATGACCACGACCTTGGGCTGGCTGCGCAAGCAGCTGGCGGGCATCGTGGCGCTGGCGCTGATCCTCGGCCTGTTCCTGGTCGCGCGGCTGCCCAGCGTCTCCGCCGCCGAGCAGGACTCCATGGCGGGCAGGTTCCACTTCACGCCGATGACGATCGCGCTGCCCGCGGCGACCAAGTCGCAGTCGATCCGGACGGTGAACAAGGAGTACGAGCACATCGCCGCGTGGATCTCCTCGGTCGGCGCCGCGATCGCGCTCAACGACATCAGCGGCAGCGGCAAGGCCAACGACCTGTGCCTGGTCGACCCGCGCAGCGACCAGGTCGTCATCACGCCGGCGCCGGACTCGGGCCCGCGGTACGCGCCCTTCGCGCTCGACCCGGCGCCGGCCCTGCCGACGTGGGACTACATGGCGCCGATGGGCTGCGTCCCGGGTGACTTCAACGAGGACGGCCGGACCGACGTGCTGGTCTACTACTGGGGCCGCACGCCGGTGCTGTTCCTGCAGAAGGCCACCGCGACGAAGTTCGACGCGGCCGCCTTCCAGCCGACCGAGCTGGTGCCGGGCGACAACCGCGGACCGGACGGCAAGTACGACGGTCCACTGTGGAACACCGACTCCGCGACCATCGGCGACTTCGACGGCGACGGGCACGTCGACGTCTTCATCGGGAACTACTTCCCGGACAGCAAGGTCCTCGACCCGACCGCCGACGGCGGCATCACGCTGAACCAGTCGATGTCGCACGCGACCAACTCGGGCGGGAAGTACGTCTTCCGCTGGACCGGTGCCACCTCCGGGGCGCACCCGACCGCACGGTACGCCGACGACTCGCAGGGCATCCCGGAGAGCGCGCGCCTCGGCTGGACGCTGGCCTCCAGCGCCACCGACATCGACGGCGACGGCCGGCCGGAGCTCTACATCGCCAACGACTTCGGCCACGACCACCTGCTGTACAACAAGTCCACGCCGGGGCACGTGTCCTTCGGCGAGGTCACCGGGGTCCGCGGGATCACCGACCCGAAGTCGAAGGTGCTGGGCCACGACTCCTTCAAGGGGATGGGCGTCGACTTCGGCGACCTGAACCACGACGGCCTCTACGACCTGTTCGTCAGCAACATCACGACGTCGTGGGGCATCGAGGAGTCGAACTTCCAGTTCATGAACCAGGCCAAGGACACCGCGGACCTGACCCGGCAGCTGAAGGACGGCGTGGCGCCGTTCCACGACGAAAGCGCCACGGACGGCACAGCGTGGTCCGGCTGGGGCTGGGACGTCAAGATCCAGGACTTCGACAACAGCGGCGAGAACCAGATCGCGCAGGCGACCGGGTTCGTCAAGGGCCAGGTCAACCGCTGGCCGAACCTGCAGGAGCTGGCCACGGCCCACGACGGGCTGCTGTCCAACCCGTTCTGGTGGCCGAACGCGCGTGCCGGCGACGACATCGCCGGAGACCAGACCCTGCACTTCTTCGTCAAGAGCCCGGACGGCCGCTACACCGACCTCGCGCCGAAGCTGGGCCTGGCGGTGCCGGTGCCGACCCGCGGCATCGCCGTCGGCGACACCGACGGGGACGGCCTGCCGGAGTTCGCGGTGGCGCGGCAGTGGGAAGCGCCGATCTTCTACCACAACGACAGCCCGAACCCGGGCAAGTTCCTGCAGCTGAAGCTGACCACCGACACGCCGGTGGCGCCCGGCCCGCTGCCCGCGGCGGGCCCGCCCGCCATCGGTGCGGAGGTCACCGTGACGACCGCGGACGGCAAGAAGTACCTCGGCCGGGTCGACGGCAGCAGCGGGGAGGCCGGACGGCGCAGCTTCGACGTCCAGATCGGCCTCGGGCACGACGTCGCCGGCCCGCTGGACGTGCACCTGCAGTGGCGGGACCGGACCGGGCAGCTGCGTCAGCAGGACCTGAAGCTGGCACCCGGCCAGTACTCCTACCAGCTCGGTACCCAGGCTAAGGAAGCGAAGTGA
- a CDS encoding GMC family oxidoreductase, protein MNAIDKTDVVIVGSGFGGSIPAYHLAAGGAKVTVLERGPWLAADDFEHDYLLGSSYTRAFDFIVGDGMSVLGGNCVGGGSVVYFAAMPRAPRFVFERHGSIGRRMWPSVISRDTLEPWYDRVDESIPVSKQDWSDVSYAGGLWAAACHHSGRTANPAPVAVDNDTCVNCNFMMAGCKFDAKRSMLTNYLPAALAHGAQIRPLHEVQRLERTEDGGYRVHFDLIDEADYRIRTGSGVIEAKVVIIAAGAGATPVILQRSEAALGVMPHGVGRYFSGNGERLNTAIIDEDRVREVLGLSREDGPVYSANHIGKGPTVANWDKLDGSLPEYERYSLEQLYFPPGLGTILAQVPGGDEPRWFGAQKKEILNQWANWLTIFLMTEDDNEGVFGAPPPTGNAYRISQQMLGRGSLRYEPTPNTRRGWALADADCKAIIEKDGIAKVAPWTNDVVGAYTVHPLASCRIGDDAATSALHPNHELRNHPGIFVTDSASVPGALTVNPAMTIAALAERSVPGIVRALQARDVDVSYGAPAPDGSITGRRAVSKLDLVAGS, encoded by the coding sequence ATGAACGCCATCGACAAGACCGACGTCGTCATCGTCGGCAGCGGTTTCGGCGGGTCCATCCCGGCCTACCACCTCGCCGCGGGCGGGGCCAAGGTCACCGTGCTCGAACGCGGGCCGTGGCTGGCCGCGGACGACTTCGAGCACGACTACCTGCTCGGCTCGTCCTACACCCGGGCGTTCGACTTCATCGTCGGCGACGGGATGAGCGTGCTGGGTGGCAACTGCGTCGGCGGCGGCAGCGTCGTCTACTTCGCCGCGATGCCCCGCGCGCCGAGGTTCGTCTTCGAACGCCACGGCAGCATCGGGCGCCGGATGTGGCCGTCGGTGATCTCCCGCGACACGCTGGAGCCGTGGTACGACCGCGTCGACGAGTCGATCCCGGTGTCCAAACAGGACTGGAGTGACGTCTCCTACGCCGGCGGGCTGTGGGCCGCGGCCTGCCACCACTCCGGGCGCACGGCGAACCCCGCGCCGGTGGCCGTCGACAACGACACTTGCGTGAACTGCAACTTCATGATGGCCGGCTGCAAGTTCGACGCCAAGCGGTCGATGCTGACGAACTACCTGCCCGCGGCGCTCGCGCACGGCGCGCAGATCCGGCCGCTGCACGAAGTCCAGCGCCTGGAACGGACCGAAGACGGCGGCTACCGCGTCCACTTCGACCTGATCGACGAAGCGGACTACCGGATCCGCACCGGCAGCGGGGTCATCGAGGCGAAGGTCGTCATCATCGCGGCCGGCGCCGGGGCCACGCCGGTGATCCTGCAGCGCTCGGAGGCCGCGCTCGGCGTCATGCCGCACGGCGTCGGCCGGTACTTCTCCGGCAACGGCGAGCGGCTCAACACCGCGATCATCGACGAGGACCGCGTCCGCGAGGTGCTGGGACTGTCCCGTGAGGACGGTCCGGTGTACTCGGCCAACCACATCGGCAAGGGCCCGACCGTCGCGAACTGGGACAAGCTCGACGGGTCGCTGCCGGAGTACGAGCGGTATTCGCTGGAGCAGCTGTACTTCCCGCCGGGGCTGGGCACCATCCTCGCCCAGGTGCCGGGCGGCGACGAGCCGCGCTGGTTCGGGGCGCAGAAGAAGGAGATCCTCAACCAGTGGGCGAACTGGCTCACGATCTTCCTGATGACCGAAGACGACAACGAAGGCGTCTTCGGCGCGCCGCCGCCGACCGGCAACGCCTACCGCATCTCGCAGCAGATGCTCGGCCGTGGCTCGCTGCGGTACGAGCCGACGCCGAACACGCGTCGCGGCTGGGCGCTCGCGGACGCCGACTGCAAGGCGATCATCGAGAAGGACGGCATCGCGAAGGTCGCGCCGTGGACCAACGACGTCGTCGGCGCCTACACCGTGCACCCGCTCGCGTCGTGCCGGATCGGGGACGACGCGGCGACGTCCGCGCTGCACCCGAACCACGAGCTGCGCAACCACCCGGGCATCTTCGTCACCGACAGCGCGTCGGTGCCGGGCGCGCTGACGGTGAACCCGGCGATGACCATCGCCGCGCTCGCCGAGCGGTCGGTCCCCGGCATCGTCCGGGCCCTGCAGGCCCGCGACGTCGACGTCAGCTACGGCGCCCCGGCCCCGGACGGCTCGATCACCGGCCGCCGCGCGGTGTCCAAGCTCGACCTGGTCGCCGGCAGCTGA
- a CDS encoding enediyne biosynthesis protein codes for MATPTLTKVDSAPPKRTNKVVTALRRFAISITIFNIVGYTVLGFEQPWLYPFIALATAYTTEILLEVINSRVTGREVRFKGNGFKGLVEFLLPAHITGLALNMLTYVNDRWQVMVFGVVVAVGAKWVLQAPVYGRMRHYMNPSNFGITIILLVFPWASIAPPYHFTEQVDTWVGWLIVGIILASGTVLNALLTSRMWLIAGWLSFFVIQAFVRGWIFGTSIPGALAMGTGVAFVLYTNYMVTDPGTSPSKRGSQFAFGAGVALAYGFFTAVHVAYGLFLATATVCLIRGIFLWGLHFSTKARLKFEAEQAAQKAKLELAKPAGDERPGAVAA; via the coding sequence ATGGCCACCCCGACCCTGACCAAGGTGGACAGCGCGCCACCGAAGCGGACCAACAAGGTCGTCACCGCGCTGCGGCGGTTCGCGATCTCGATCACGATCTTCAACATCGTCGGCTACACCGTGCTCGGCTTCGAGCAGCCGTGGCTGTACCCGTTCATCGCGCTGGCGACCGCGTACACCACGGAGATCCTCCTCGAGGTCATCAATTCCCGGGTGACCGGCCGCGAGGTCCGGTTCAAGGGGAACGGGTTCAAGGGCCTGGTCGAGTTCCTGCTGCCGGCGCACATCACCGGCCTGGCGCTCAACATGCTGACCTACGTCAACGACCGCTGGCAGGTCATGGTCTTCGGCGTGGTCGTCGCGGTCGGCGCGAAGTGGGTGCTGCAGGCCCCGGTCTACGGCCGGATGCGCCACTACATGAACCCGTCGAACTTCGGGATCACGATCATCCTGCTCGTGTTCCCGTGGGCGAGCATCGCGCCGCCGTACCACTTCACCGAGCAGGTCGACACCTGGGTCGGCTGGCTGATCGTCGGCATCATCCTCGCGTCGGGCACGGTGCTCAACGCGTTGCTGACCAGCCGGATGTGGCTGATCGCGGGCTGGCTGAGCTTCTTCGTCATCCAGGCCTTCGTCCGCGGCTGGATCTTCGGCACGTCGATCCCCGGCGCGCTGGCGATGGGCACCGGTGTCGCGTTCGTGCTCTACACCAACTACATGGTCACCGACCCGGGCACGTCACCGTCGAAGCGCGGCTCGCAGTTCGCCTTCGGGGCCGGGGTGGCGCTCGCGTACGGCTTCTTCACCGCCGTGCACGTGGCCTACGGGCTGTTCCTGGCCACCGCGACCGTGTGCCTGATCCGCGGGATCTTCCTGTGGGGCCTGCACTTCTCGACCAAAGCGCGGCTGAAGTTCGAGGCGGAGCAGGCCGCGCAGAAGGCGAAGCTCGAGCTGGCCAAGCCGGCCGGCGACGAGCGGCCCGGGGCTGTCGCGGCATGA
- a CDS encoding DUF5987 family protein yields the protein MQPEATEEDRVMNLTLEAYADTIVPGEKRSAGDRAVAGAAPGPGAVAAGALELLNFDATGVTAGLPYLAQSLNDHAKVYAGEVALELDHDVPPFVALPYEHRRELVRRLTTPGHPEKDGWVSLALFCNMAYDSAAHKHTADAIREGHPGLLALGYTAPDADGFWRFPKYGYGRKLAELHPDTTPSGSPA from the coding sequence GTGCAACCCGAGGCCACCGAAGAAGACCGCGTCATGAACCTGACCCTCGAGGCCTACGCGGACACGATCGTGCCGGGGGAGAAGCGGTCCGCCGGCGACCGGGCCGTCGCCGGGGCCGCGCCCGGCCCGGGCGCGGTGGCGGCGGGCGCGCTGGAGCTGCTGAACTTCGACGCGACCGGCGTCACGGCCGGCCTGCCCTACCTCGCGCAGTCGCTCAACGACCACGCGAAGGTCTACGCGGGCGAAGTGGCGCTCGAACTCGACCACGACGTCCCGCCGTTCGTCGCGCTGCCGTACGAGCACCGCCGCGAGCTGGTGCGGCGGCTGACCACGCCCGGTCACCCCGAGAAGGACGGCTGGGTCAGCCTCGCGCTGTTCTGCAACATGGCCTACGACAGCGCCGCGCACAAGCACACCGCCGACGCCATCCGCGAGGGACACCCCGGCCTGCTGGCGCTCGGGTACACCGCCCCGGACGCCGACGGCTTCTGGCGGTTCCCGAAGTACGGCTACGGCCGCAAGCTGGCCGAGCTCCACCCCGACACCACGCCTTCCGGGAGCCCCGCATGA
- a CDS encoding DUF1702 family protein: MGNGWRALRRRILTPNVAETSLEKRGFHRKSPAAQERLETVGEKFLLGYAHAVEARSVEQAEEWLERIPPQFRGFAYEGAGMGYAVLDGLPFGKSSNIAEFLAGPGEQHDYIIYVGVGWAMARLPRFAWPKAAAFDPLLRWLVLDGYGFHQAYFKTAEYIGRQRQDHGFSWPDRRYDGYALRAIDQGIGRALWFVCGTDVALVTKTIEQFPESRHGDLYAGVGLASTYACGVTADELAELVDRAGIHHGQLAQGSAFAAECRVRAGLMIPETEMAARAICGLPAERVATITQEVRPAVVVDGDDVPAFETWRQRIAEEVLTHGGKNK; encoded by the coding sequence TTGGGCAATGGTTGGCGCGCGCTCAGACGCCGCATCCTGACACCGAACGTCGCGGAAACCTCGCTGGAGAAGCGGGGTTTCCACCGGAAGAGCCCGGCCGCTCAAGAACGGCTCGAGACGGTCGGGGAGAAGTTCCTCCTCGGGTACGCGCACGCCGTCGAGGCGCGCTCGGTTGAGCAGGCCGAAGAATGGCTCGAACGCATTCCGCCGCAGTTCCGCGGATTCGCCTACGAAGGCGCGGGAATGGGGTACGCCGTTCTCGACGGGCTGCCGTTCGGCAAGAGCTCGAACATCGCCGAGTTCCTGGCCGGCCCCGGCGAGCAGCACGACTACATCATCTACGTCGGCGTCGGCTGGGCGATGGCCCGGCTCCCACGGTTCGCGTGGCCGAAGGCCGCGGCGTTCGACCCGCTGCTGCGCTGGCTGGTGCTCGACGGGTACGGCTTCCACCAGGCGTACTTCAAGACCGCCGAGTACATCGGCCGTCAGCGCCAGGACCACGGCTTCTCCTGGCCGGACCGGCGTTACGACGGCTATGCGCTGCGCGCCATCGACCAGGGCATCGGCCGGGCGCTGTGGTTCGTCTGCGGTACCGACGTCGCCCTGGTGACCAAGACGATCGAGCAGTTCCCCGAGTCCCGGCACGGCGACCTGTACGCCGGGGTGGGGCTGGCCTCGACCTACGCGTGCGGCGTCACGGCCGACGAACTGGCGGAACTGGTCGACCGGGCCGGGATCCACCACGGGCAGCTCGCCCAGGGGAGCGCCTTCGCCGCCGAATGCCGGGTGCGCGCGGGCCTGATGATCCCGGAGACCGAGATGGCGGCACGGGCGATCTGCGGGCTGCCCGCCGAGCGCGTGGCGACCATCACCCAGGAGGTCCGCCCGGCCGTGGTCGTCGACGGCGACGACGTCCCGGCGTTCGAAACCTGGCGGCAGCGGATCGCCGAAGAAGTGCTGACCCACGGAGGGAAGAACAAATGA
- a CDS encoding TIGR03084 family metal-binding protein, producing MTDTTGVIADLTAEAAEVDALVAGLAEAEWDTPTPAPGWAVRHQIAHLAFIFRIAGLSAAQPQAFTEMTKAVASIGFENAVEGALQEFVHDPAEVLLSRWRAERDTGIKALAAVPGDQLVPWLVNPLPPYVLACAGMMELFGHGQDIADALGVRPRRTDRIKHLAGFAVRVRDFGYEARNLTPPAEEFRYELTAPSGELWTFGPADATQRVSGSAEDFCLLVTRRRHRYDLDIRAKGTLADQWLDIAQAYRGPAGQGRRPGQFGA from the coding sequence GTGACTGACACCACGGGCGTGATCGCCGACCTGACCGCCGAGGCCGCCGAAGTCGACGCGCTCGTCGCCGGCCTCGCCGAAGCCGAGTGGGACACCCCCACCCCGGCTCCGGGCTGGGCCGTCCGGCACCAGATCGCGCACCTCGCGTTCATCTTCCGCATCGCGGGCCTCTCGGCCGCGCAGCCGCAGGCCTTCACCGAGATGACCAAGGCCGTCGCGTCGATCGGCTTCGAGAACGCGGTCGAAGGCGCGCTGCAGGAGTTCGTCCACGATCCGGCCGAAGTCCTGCTGAGCCGCTGGCGCGCCGAGCGCGACACCGGCATCAAGGCGCTGGCCGCCGTCCCCGGCGACCAGCTGGTGCCGTGGCTGGTGAACCCGCTGCCGCCGTACGTGCTCGCCTGCGCCGGGATGATGGAGCTGTTCGGCCACGGCCAGGACATCGCCGACGCGCTCGGCGTGCGGCCGCGGCGCACCGACCGGATCAAGCACCTCGCCGGGTTCGCCGTGCGGGTCCGGGACTTCGGCTACGAGGCGCGGAACCTGACCCCGCCCGCGGAGGAGTTCCGCTACGAGCTCACCGCGCCGTCGGGCGAGCTCTGGACGTTCGGGCCCGCCGACGCGACCCAGCGGGTCAGCGGCAGCGCCGAGGACTTCTGCCTGCTTGTCACCCGGCGGCGGCACCGCTACGACCTCGACATCCGGGCGAAGGGCACGCTGGCCGACCAGTGGCTCGACATCGCCCAGGCCTATCGCGGGCCCGCCGGGCAGGGCCGCCGTCCCGGCCAGTTCGGCGCCTGA
- a CDS encoding cytochrome P450, which yields MTVPPDEARAARTAPPGPPRRATIRLLKQLFTDRLALMGDNAEAYGDVVRIAIGPKAMYLVNHPDLAKHVLADNAANYHKGIGLQEARRALGDGLLTSDGETWRRQRRTIQPVFQPKRIARQAGIVASEVDALVKRLAAHDGPVEVLHEMTGLTLGVLGKTLLDAELGGYETLGHSFEAVQDQAMFEAVTLSMVPQWVPLKKQLQFRTARADLRRIADELVERRLAHPVEGGEDVLSRLIASGSEEGSSRERMRDELITLLLAGHETTASTLGWAFHLIDEHPEVGERLHAEATEVLGDRLPGHEDLRRLTYTASVVEEVMRLYPPVWLLPRVAQADDEIGGYHVPAGSDVVVVPYTLHRHPAFWTDPERFDPDRFTAAERPPRYAYIPFGAGPRFCIGNSLGVMEAVFVLALAARDLRLRKLPGYVVEPEAMLSLRVRGGLPMTVHPRAAEARRAA from the coding sequence ATGACCGTCCCGCCGGACGAGGCCCGGGCGGCGCGCACCGCGCCGCCCGGGCCGCCGCGCCGGGCGACGATCCGGTTGCTGAAGCAGCTCTTCACCGACCGGCTCGCGCTCATGGGCGACAACGCCGAGGCCTACGGCGACGTCGTCCGCATCGCCATCGGCCCGAAGGCGATGTACCTGGTGAACCACCCGGACCTGGCCAAGCACGTGCTCGCCGACAACGCGGCGAACTACCACAAGGGCATCGGCCTGCAGGAGGCCCGCCGGGCACTCGGCGACGGCCTGCTGACCAGCGACGGCGAGACCTGGCGGCGCCAGCGCCGGACCATCCAGCCGGTGTTCCAGCCCAAGCGGATCGCGCGCCAGGCCGGGATCGTGGCGTCCGAAGTGGACGCTCTGGTCAAGCGGCTGGCCGCGCACGACGGGCCGGTCGAGGTGCTGCACGAGATGACCGGGCTGACGCTCGGCGTCCTCGGCAAGACGCTGCTGGACGCCGAACTGGGCGGCTACGAGACGCTCGGACATTCGTTCGAGGCCGTGCAGGACCAGGCCATGTTCGAGGCGGTCACGCTGAGCATGGTGCCGCAGTGGGTGCCGCTGAAGAAGCAGCTGCAGTTCCGGACCGCGCGCGCCGACCTGCGCCGGATCGCCGACGAGCTCGTCGAACGGCGGCTGGCGCACCCGGTCGAGGGCGGGGAAGACGTCCTGTCGCGGCTGATCGCGTCGGGGTCGGAGGAGGGTTCGTCGCGCGAGCGCATGCGCGACGAGCTGATCACGCTGCTGCTGGCCGGGCACGAGACCACCGCGAGCACACTCGGCTGGGCGTTCCACCTGATCGACGAGCACCCGGAGGTCGGCGAGCGGCTGCACGCCGAGGCCACCGAGGTCCTCGGCGACCGGCTGCCCGGGCACGAGGACCTGCGGCGGCTGACCTACACCGCGTCGGTCGTCGAGGAGGTCATGCGGCTGTACCCGCCGGTGTGGCTGCTGCCGCGGGTCGCCCAGGCCGACGACGAGATCGGCGGGTACCACGTGCCGGCCGGGTCCGACGTCGTCGTGGTGCCCTACACGCTGCACCGGCACCCGGCCTTCTGGACCGACCCGGAGCGGTTCGACCCGGACCGGTTCACCGCGGCCGAACGACCGCCGCGGTACGCGTACATCCCGTTCGGCGCCGGGCCGAGGTTCTGCATCGGCAACAGCCTCGGGGTGATGGAGGCGGTCTTCGTGCTCGCGCTGGCCGCCCGCGACCTGCGGCTGCGCAAGCTGCCCGGCTACGTCGTCGAACCCGAGGCGATGCTCTCGCTGCGGGTGCGCGGCGGGCTGCCGATGACCGTGCACCCGCGGGCCGCCGAAGCCCGCCGGGCCGCTTGA
- a CDS encoding carboxymuconolactone decarboxylase family protein, translated as MTPGLVRVALRRTLRDVKYVEAVRPRRARGLVRDVYRQVERDFGMLAPPIALHSPAPDVLAAAWLMLRESLVARGSASRAEKEVVAAAVSAANSCPYCVEVHGMALGSLGEPSAAAAIEAGAVVPDADTRALAAWASGEGDLPADAPAAEFTAVAVAFHYLNRVVSVFLGPSPLPDAVPQPARAKAKAILGFLLKPGLAPAPGEALGLLPPTAADGPGWAAPGSTLADAFARAGAAVEAAGERSVPSRVRDLVRREVKAWDGKPPGLSRAWAEPVLAELPAGERAAGRLALLTAKAAYQIGSADVAAVRPQWTDDRALVELVSWAARTAAVAAGDRLAHRPRREDSPRRRGR; from the coding sequence ATGACCCCCGGACTGGTGCGGGTCGCCCTCCGGCGGACGCTGCGGGACGTCAAGTACGTCGAGGCCGTGCGGCCGCGGCGGGCGCGGGGGCTCGTGCGGGACGTCTACCGGCAGGTGGAACGGGACTTCGGCATGCTCGCCCCGCCGATCGCGCTGCACTCGCCCGCGCCGGACGTGCTCGCCGCCGCGTGGCTGATGCTGCGGGAGTCGCTCGTCGCGCGCGGGTCGGCGAGCCGGGCGGAGAAGGAGGTCGTCGCGGCCGCGGTGTCGGCGGCGAACTCGTGCCCGTACTGCGTCGAGGTGCACGGCATGGCCCTCGGTTCGCTGGGCGAGCCGTCCGCCGCCGCGGCCATCGAAGCCGGGGCCGTCGTCCCGGACGCGGACACGCGCGCGCTGGCGGCGTGGGCGAGCGGCGAGGGCGACCTGCCCGCGGACGCGCCCGCCGCCGAGTTCACCGCCGTGGCCGTGGCGTTCCACTACCTCAACCGGGTGGTGAGCGTGTTCCTCGGCCCGTCGCCGCTGCCGGACGCCGTGCCGCAGCCGGCCCGGGCGAAAGCCAAGGCGATACTGGGATTCTTGCTCAAGCCCGGCCTCGCGCCCGCACCGGGCGAGGCGCTCGGCCTGCTGCCGCCGACGGCCGCCGACGGCCCGGGCTGGGCCGCACCGGGCAGCACCCTGGCCGACGCCTTCGCGCGGGCCGGGGCGGCGGTCGAGGCGGCCGGGGAACGCTCGGTGCCGTCCCGCGTGCGCGACCTCGTCCGCCGGGAAGTCAAGGCCTGGGACGGCAAGCCGCCCGGGCTGAGCCGCGCGTGGGCCGAGCCGGTGCTCGCCGAGCTGCCCGCCGGCGAACGGGCGGCGGGCCGCCTGGCGCTGCTCACCGCCAAGGCGGCCTACCAGATCGGTTCCGCCGACGTCGCCGCCGTTCGTCCGCAATGGACGGACGATCGCGCCCTGGTGGAGCTGGTGTCGTGGGCGGCTCGCACCGCGGCCGTGGCCGCCGGTGACCGGCTGGCGCACCGCCCGCGAAGAGAAGACTCCCCTCGTCGGCGCGGGCGATGA